From a single Nematostella vectensis chromosome 3, jaNemVect1.1, whole genome shotgun sequence genomic region:
- the LOC5517008 gene encoding transmembrane protein 107, giving the protein MLSGSLVAARFLSLVAHLVITVTIFWSKEANVVACLPLNYTQTEYDDKHTELVVGLSLTLAFLVLEFGGFIGGVSMFNSTASMLSITAHTSAAISLSMFVLESWDCDKFWYIFGFCSAFPAIIEICVLIGVLGLRADK; this is encoded by the exons ATGCTTTCTGGCAGCCTTGTTGCAGCACGGTTTCTTAGTCTTGTAGCCCATCTGGTTATAACCGTTACGATATTCTGGTCGAAG GAAGCAAACGTAGTTGCTTGTCTTCCGTTGAATTATACACAGACGGAATATGATGACAAGCACACCGA ACTTGTAGTTGGTTTGTCCCTCACACTGGCTTTTCTAGTACTGGAATTTGGTGGATTTATTGGTGGTGTTTCCATGTTCAACAGCACAGCCTCTATGTTAT CCATCACTGCCCATACAAGTGCTGCTATCTCTTTATCGATGTTTGTCCTAGAGTCTTGGGACTGTGACAAGTTTTGGTACATCTTCGGCTTTTGCAG TGCATTTCCAGCAATCATAGAAATCTGTGTCCTAATCGGAGTCCTTGGGTTACGAGCTGATAAATAA
- the LOC5517068 gene encoding mitochondrial ATPase complex subunit ATP10 — protein sequence MLLCRLRSFSYMIEGGVTCRACWNMQLTARRTFLSKTKEEKQAAKEKRKQERKELVGEITKGYFSDLKELKQSGGKRFFAKDKLITEKDALVFPEFQAKNLRNRVINLRTEFPGSTTLVLMWLRAYGQIMCSKYKENFTKEFADHPDVKYFEVNVVEGWFYRLLKPFIEKSLRSQIPVKNQGNYLCYFGNTEPLKKGLVENVIVGYAFLVDSQGRVRWKAHGTPTQEELQYMTDCTNMLIKDVQKRKT from the exons ATGCTGCTGTGCAGATTACGGAGTTTTTCTTACATGATTGAGGGAGGAGTTACATGTAGGGCATGCTGGAATATGCAGCTTACAGCAAGGAGAACGTTTCtttcgaaaacaaaagagGAAAAACAAGCAGCAAAGGAAAAGCGAAAGCAGGAACGAAAAGAACT TGTTGGAGAGATAACTAAAGGTTATTTTTCAGATTTAAAAG AGCTTAAGCAAAGTGGTGGGAAGAGATTCTTTGCAAAGGACAAACTCATAACTGAAAAG GATGCTTTAGTGTTTCCAGAATTTCAAGCAAAGAACCTAAGAAATAGGGTTATAAACTTGAGGACAGAATTCCCGGGCAGCACCACACTTGTTTTGATGTGGCTTAGAGCATATGGACAG ATTATGTGTTCAAAGTACAAAGAGAATTTTACAAAGGAGTTTGCAGACCACCCAGATGTCAAATACTTTGAA GTGAATGTTGTTGAGGGATGGTTCTACAGATTGCTAAAACCGTTTATAGAGAAAAGTCTGAGGAGCCAGATTCCAGTGAAAAATCAA GGCAACTACTTGTGTTATTTTGGTAATACTGAACCCTTGAAGAAAGGACTAGTGGAGAATGTGATAGTGGGATATGCCTTCCTGGTCGACAGTCAGGGTAGGGTGCGATGGAAGGCCCATGGAACACCTACACAAGAAGAGCTACAATACATGACAGACTGCACAAATATGTTGATAAAAGATgtacagaaaagaaaaacatga
- the LOC5517007 gene encoding MKRN2 opposite strand protein, protein MSPTEHSLMCMQHCSSDSYLIFATFPRSCEVCGSVLENCRLRVPPFRLPNPFVASRCVPRSVLIRPTRGDFLSDYQNGDNLHIGISDENGFVYHYDERGANIDTCGWDQCVVVEIQNRSHIEDKWREILHSSQLSDLWTSERYDETSHNCYDYVLYVIRQLLFVTTSKQDFCRQFILPVTTKIAKYLEMFRRVKIRGVVVTQSLS, encoded by the exons ATGAGCCCCACAGAGCATAGTTTAATGTGTATGCAGCACTGTAGCTCTGATTCCTATTTAATTTTTGCCACCTTCCCAAGGTCTTGTGAGGTCTGTGGATCAGTGCTAGAGAATTGTAGACTTCGCGTTCCTCCATTTCGTCTCCCGAATCCATTCGTTGCAAGTCGTTGCGTGCCTCGTTCTGTGTTAATCAGACCTACGCGCGGAGACTTCCTCAG TGATTATCAAAATGGAGACAATCTGCATATTGGAATATCAGATGAAAATG GATTTGTATATCACTATGATGAACGTGGTGCCAACATAGACACATGTGGCTGGGATCAATGTGTAGTTGTTGAGATACAAAACCGATCACATATCGAAGACAAGTGGAGAGAAATCTTACATTCGAGTCAGCTATCTGACCTATGGACGTCTGAAAG ATATGATGAGACCAGCCATAATTGCTACGATTATGTCTTGTATGTCATACGTCAACTTCTCTTCGTTACTACCTCCAAGCAAGACTTCTGCCGGCAATTCATTCTACCAGTCACCACTAAAATAGCAAAGTACTTAGAGATGTTCAGGAGGGTCAAAATCAGAGGTGTGGTAGTGACGCAATCATTGAGCTAG